GAGTATTTGAGCGCGTCGATGCAGGAAAACTGAAAATTGTGGGCGATGGAACCAACCGGGTTGACCTCACCTTTATCGAAAACGTTGCTTCCGGCCACGTTGCCGCAGTCGAGTCCCTTCTCACGGGCAAGGGAGGTGGCGAGGCCTTCTTTCTCACTCAGGACGAGCCCGTCGAGCTCTGGCCATTTATCAATAGGGTTCTGAAGGCAACCGGTAGGAGCGAGCTGAACAAAAAGGTGCCGTTGTCTCTTGCCTACAGAGCTGGTGCGATCTGCGAATTTCTATGGGGACTTCTTAGAAGAAAGGAGGATCCTCCCATGACGAGGTTTGTGGCCAAGGAGCTAGCAACTGACCATTGGTTCTATTCGCGCGCGGCACGGGAGACTCTTGGATACGTCCCAGCGGTTTCGATGGAAGAAGGCTTGGCCCGTTATCTGGAGTCGCTGAAGAATTGAGAACCTGTATCCAGACTCTCTATTGAAACCGGCATTCGTTTTTGGCCCTTCCATCCACATCAGTGGGGCCATGCCTCCAAACCCAAAGTGCAAAATAGCAATCGAGCAGAAGAAACCCGTGGTCTCAGGAGAACCCGGCCTAAGCTGTGTTTGAAATCTGGATTGATTCATAAAGTCCAAAGCTCGCCCGAACCACAGCTGCCCCACGTCACTGTCAGACCATTCGAATTTTCCCCATGCAGAAAAAGGGCCTGAATCCTCATTTTCCGATTGATCCTGCCCGTTGGCCTTTCCCTTACGCGTGGATGGTAGCAATTGTCGGCACGCTTGGCATGATCGTCACTGTGCCTTCGACACCCCCCGGCTTCGCGCCATTCGTCGATCCGGTGATGAACGATTTGGGAATATCGCGTTCTCGACTTACCTTTGCCTACACTTGGGGAACTATCTTTGCCGGGCTCGCTATTCCCTTTGGTGGGTTCTGGATTGATCGACTCGGCGTACGGGTCACTGGAATCATCGGTTTTGCTGGCTTCGGATTGAGCATGCTTGCCCTCGGATCGCCTGAACGAATGCTCCGCCTGTTTGGAGCAGTCGGAATCGGGTCGGAAACGGCTACCTTCGTTTTCTTTTTCGGTATCTTTTTTCTACTCCGTTTTTGGGGTCTGGGAATTACAATGACGGTTTGCCGTTCGATGGTCTTCCGCTGGTTCGTTCGTTGGAGGAGTCTCGTTGCCGGAATCAACGGGATGATCCTTTCGCTCTCGTTCTCCAGCGCTCCATTCCTTCTCAATGGGTTGGTGGTCTTTTTCGGCTGGAAGGAAACCTGGTTGGTACTCGGAGTGGTTTCTTCCATCGGCTTCGTTGTAGTCGCCTACCTTTTCTTTCGTGAGTCGCCAGAGGAATCTGGTTTGGAAGTCGATTCTCCAGCGAAAAAGGTCGGTTTGGATGCCCGTGCACCAGAAACCGAAACCGGTATGGTAGACCGGGATTACACTGCTTTTGAAGCGATGAAAACACTCGCCTTCTGGCTAATGCTCTCCGGTCTCTCGATGAATGCTTTTATCGGGACTGGAACATCGTTTCACATCGTCTCTCTTGCAGCTGATCTCGGAGATTTTAACCGTGAGGCAGCTCTAAAACTGCTCCTTTACGTAGGATTTTTCAATGTCATCACGTCCCTAAGCCTCGGATTCGTAGCCGAGAAAATCCGACTTCGCTACCTCCTCTTTTCCATGATGATCGGTCAGACACTTAGCTTGCTCGGCCTTCTCGCCTTCCGTGAAGAATGGGGTCTGTGGGCCTATGCTCTGGGCAGTGGGTGCGCCTGGGGGATCTTCGGGATTTTAGTGAGTGTCCCGTGGCCCCGATTTTTCGGCCGGAAACACCTCGGATCGATCAATGGTATTGTGACCGGTGCGGTCGTCGTCGTGAGCGCAATCGCACCATTTGCCTTCGGGATTTCTCTCGAACAAACAGGCACCTATCAATTTGCAGTCTTTGGATGTCTGGGTTTGACCCCGATCCTCGCAATTCTTGGACTGTTGGCACGAAATCCGCGTCGTAGCCGCAAACAATCGAAAGACTCTTGACCGTAAATACATGGAAAACACCACACTTACCACCAATCGCAAGGCCCTCACGGTCAATCTGAACGAACGCCTCTACGGAACC
The sequence above is a segment of the Verrucomicrobiota bacterium genome. Coding sequences within it:
- a CDS encoding MFS transporter; its protein translation is MQKKGLNPHFPIDPARWPFPYAWMVAIVGTLGMIVTVPSTPPGFAPFVDPVMNDLGISRSRLTFAYTWGTIFAGLAIPFGGFWIDRLGVRVTGIIGFAGFGLSMLALGSPERMLRLFGAVGIGSETATFVFFFGIFFLLRFWGLGITMTVCRSMVFRWFVRWRSLVAGINGMILSLSFSSAPFLLNGLVVFFGWKETWLVLGVVSSIGFVVVAYLFFRESPEESGLEVDSPAKKVGLDARAPETETGMVDRDYTAFEAMKTLAFWLMLSGLSMNAFIGTGTSFHIVSLAADLGDFNREAALKLLLYVGFFNVITSLSLGFVAEKIRLRYLLFSMMIGQTLSLLGLLAFREEWGLWAYALGSGCAWGIFGILVSVPWPRFFGRKHLGSINGIVTGAVVVVSAIAPFAFGISLEQTGTYQFAVFGCLGLTPILAILGLLARNPRRSRKQSKDS